One region of Armigeres subalbatus isolate Guangzhou_Male chromosome 3, GZ_Asu_2, whole genome shotgun sequence genomic DNA includes:
- the LOC134225257 gene encoding post-GPI attachment to proteins factor 2-like codes for MLPQYERLTDPSDRSPGSGQEPSSGRSAIRVRFGKLAVITVMFPVVGFLFCVVWSLLYNFIEANATHCMVYNFLPSLSAAIGNYQPQRFVWQASVLVHALPRYAIAFLYKNFHIGLLRKRRKELAYLACILNITELSSLVGLTMWTSVSNYDVHKFCFSTFVITSLLYMIILIIINRATREGELLTASERKSVMYKKRLFLANLCSIALAVYFFVRHNSYCEPGVYSLFALSEYVFVYSNIGFHMTAYWDFINANLFFDWRNGIHFSSV; via the exons ATGCTCCCCCAGTATGAACGTCTCACCGACCCCTCCGACCGGTCCCCCGGCAGTGGGCAGGAACCGTCGTCTGGGCGGAGTGCAATCCGAGTGCGTTTCGGCAAGCTGGCTGTGATTACGGTAATGTTCCCGGTGGTGGGTTTCCTGTTTTGTGTTGTGTGGTCCCTACTGTACAACTTCATCGAGGCCAATGCCACCCACTGTATGGTGTACAACTTCCTACCGTCGCTGTCGGCTGCCATCGGGAACTATCAGCCACAACGGTTCGTGTGGCAGGCCTCGGTTCTGGTTCACGCCCTTCCTCGGTATGCTATCGCGTTCCTGTATAAGAATTTCCACATCGGGTTGCTGCGTAAACGGCGGAAGGAATTGGCCTATTTGGCATGCATTCTGAACATCACTGAGCTTAGCTCACTCGTTGGATTGACCATGTGGACGTCGGTGTCGAACTATG ATGTGCATAAGTTCTGCTTCAGCACATTCGTAATTACGTCGTTGCTCTACATGATAATTCTTATCATTATAAATCGGGCCACCCGCGAGGGAGAACTGCTGACTGCGTCCGAGCGCAAGTCGGTCATGTACAAGAAAAGACTGTTCCTAGCAAATCTATGTTCCATAGCATTGGCTGTTTACTTCTTCGTGAGACACAACTCGTACTGCGAACCGGGAG TTTATTCCTTATTCGCGTTGAGCGAGTACGTGTTCGTCTACAGTAACATTGGCTTCCACATGACGGCCTATTGGGACTTTATCAACGCCAATCTGTTCTTTGATTGGAGAAATGGAATCCACTTTTCGTCGGTCTGA
- the LOC134222642 gene encoding uncharacterized protein LOC134222642 produces MCLEQHIAHRSTQCKSVAKSMSIILSSCSVDNVETAIKLAKDVRLVHLKAGFEIRNWVSNSPTFLRNLGEEKPAVPVHFCRDKQTLKERVLGVIWDSKADEFSFSRMHWEELQPCLLEGKRPTKRLVASCVMGFFDPLGLLSPFTIHGKIIIQHLWRSNCGWDDEIDEKSWMLWQRWINLLLEVETIRIPRCHLGGAKSAEVDSLEVHIFTDASEHAYGCVAYLRAVIEGEVRCSLMMSRAKVAPIKRQSIPRLELMGAVLGARFSQTILSTHSYQIARTVIWTDSRTVCSWLNSDQHRYKQFVAFRVGEIQELTKVADWRWIPTKLNIADVLTKWGQGPPLQSDGDWFCGPSFLYRPQELWW; encoded by the exons ATGTGTCTGGAACAGCACatcgcacataggagtacgcagtgtaaaagcgtggccaaaagtATGTCAATCATTTTGTCGTCT tgcaGCGTCGACAATGTGGAAACGGCCATTAAGCTCGCGAAGGACGTTAGATTGGTTCACCTGAAAGCAGGATTCGAGATCCGGAACTGGGTGTCGAATTCGCCAACGTTTTTACGGAATCTGGGGGAGGAAAAGCCGGCAGTGCCTGTACACTTCTGCCGTGACAAGCAAACGCTGAAGGAAAGGGTTTTGGGAGTAATCTGGGACTCTAAAGCGGATGAGTTTTCATTCTCGAGAATGCATTGGGAAGAGTTGCAGCCATGCCTGCTGGAGGGAAAGCGACCGACAAAACGGCTTGTCGCAAGCTGTGTGATGGGGTTTTTTGATCCGCTTGGGTTGCTGTCACCATTTACCATCCACGGCAAAATTATCATCCAGCATCTCTGGCGTTCCAATTGTGGATGGGATGACGAAATCGACGAAAAATCCTGGATGTTGTGGCAGCGATGGATAAATTTGTTGCTGGAGGTCGAAACTATCCGGATTCCTCGCTGTCACCTCGGAGGCGCCAAGTCCGCCGAAGTCGACTCACTGGAAGTCCACATCTTCACCGATGCCAGCGAACACGCATACGGCTGCGTAGCCTATTTGCGAGCAGTAATTGAAGGTGAGGTTCGCTGCAGCCTGATGATGTCCCGGGCCAAGGTAGCCCCGATAAAGCGGCAGTCGATTCCCCGTTTGGAGCTGATGGGTGCCGTTCTGGGGGCGCGTTTCAGCCAAACAATTCTGAGCACGCACTCGTACCAGATCGCCCGCACAGTTATCTGGACGGATTCCCGCACCGTATGTAGTTGGCTCAACTCGGATCAACATCGCTACAAGCAATTCGTTGCATTTCGAGTCGGCGAGATTCAGGAGCTGACGAAGGTTGCGGACTGGCGATGGATTCCGACCAAGCTGAACATCGCAGACGTGCTGACAAAGTGGGGTCAAGGTCCACCGTTACAAAGTGATGGAGACTGGTTTTGCGGACCCTCGTTCCTATATCGGCCGCAAGAACTGTGGTGGTGA